The Penicillium oxalicum strain HP7-1 chromosome VIII, whole genome shotgun sequence DNA segment TTTGCCTGCATAGTCAAGAGGCAGCACGTCAGTATGTATTTTGACAAAAAGGCAACAGAAAGCGAGTTGCCCGGGGAAAGATGGAACTCCAGCCTCAAAAATCGAACGAGGTTGAAGGTCAACATAAGTGAGACGATATGTCTGGATGCGGAGATTTCTCACGTACACTTGGGAGGCTTTGTAGGATATTCTGAACGCGACACAAAACATTCACGGTCAGTAAACACACATTGGCCTAGATGGAAGGGAGAAAGCAAAAGCCTACCATCGGGGAAGATCAATTCAAGCTTGAACAGTCCATCAGCCCAGAGAGTGCCCGTCTTTCCAGGAATGGCGCATTCCCATCGCTTCAAATCCAAGGTGGCTTGCTGAGTGCGCATGGGCTTTGCGACGAAGCCGAACGGGTGGTCACGACGCCACTGTTTCCTGTAGGGACATCTTAGTCTCAGCATACATTACACGAGAAGCTTCATACAGCGTCGATCCCATACCGTTCTTCCTGGAGACGATTCAAGCAGAGAGACATGAGGGCGGGTTTCAGGTGCGGAGAGGCTCAATAGGGCTAGAGGAACCGAACTTCGGCCGAGGTAAGGAGGGAAAGTTTATGATGTTGAATGGGATTGATTAGATTTCTGAGAAAAGCCAATTTCCCAAGAGTCAGGTACGCAATCAAACAGCGTTATATGTCTAAACAAAGAACAAATCACGTCGCTGTCGCATCGATCGATTGAGAGATCATCTGCCAGGCGGCCCCGCCAGGTAGCTTAGGTAATCAATGTACGATGGGCCTGGCACATGCATGGATCTGATGGACCTACGAACCTAAAATAGGCAATTCCCCCAATCCATCCATATCCATTTCGCAGCTAAACGAATGGAATCGGTGGATCTATTACCTCCTCGCCATGGATCAACTCACAGCGTTACTCTGCCATGTCAGATACACCGaagtctttcttcttgtacTTTCCTTCTCGCCTCGATGTCGCGGAATCAGTCCAGGCAAGTACCCCAAGGACATGAATCCATCAATCGATGCACTGTAAATACGGATTTGGAAGTGCAGTAGCAGGACGAAATGATCGGAACAATGGGTCTTCAGTCATTTGACTTGGTGTGTTGTTCAAAGCTTGGATCCTTACTCGGATAAAATAAACAACACCACTTCCATGTtcgggaagaagaaacgaTTTCAGTCAACATATATCCCCTGTTCAAACTTCTCGGGATCGAAAAATCGGGCGGATATTGCGTTTCCATTGAAAATTCGTCCCTCCAGGGCATTCACGGCCTTGAAACCAGGCAATTGTCAATATAATGTTCGAAGGGTTCACATGTACACAGCGATCaccgagaaaggaaaactCACCCGTAAAGCAGAGAGCTCGTTCGTAAACTTGACAAAGACAGGCATGGGTGGACCACTGTCGCGGGCGATATAGACGCGCTCCACTCGACCGTACTGAATATTGGTCAAAAACTTGACTTCTCTTGATCATCAGGAATGTCTCGTACCTTTTCATTGCACTCCTCGCCAATCTCCTGCATCAAACCACCCCCCTCGCGGTTCAACTCTTCATCTAGATCCATGCCATCCAGCATCCCGTGAAGAACGACAACAGGGCTCATCTGTCCAAACTTGCCCCCGTCGTCATCCTTCGTCTTCCTGCCTCCAATGATCTTGCCACGTCCCCCAGGTCCTGCAAAACCTCCCCCTTCGGAATCCGGTcgcttttttctcttttcgacCTTCACTTGAAGGGGGTTGACAATGCCGGAGCCTGTCGCACCTAGGCCTGAGCCCTTGGTCCAACCATATTTGGCCAATTGACGCTCTGCAAAGCCCTTTTGGCCCGGACGCTTGGACCGAGGTGCATCCTCACTGTCTTCTGCTTCAGGTGGTTCCTCGCTCGCAAGCATTTGCTCCAGTTCCGCTTCAGAGGCTGGTATATCTTCgggaggtggggggaggCTATATCGGACTGGAGCACGGGAAATGGTTGCTGAACTCGGCTGGAAAGCATCGAGTGGTCGAGCTGCAGGCAGAGTTGGCGTGGAACCCGACGTCGGTGGGTTTGAGGGTTGCTGTGGCAGGGGACTGTCCccaggcggaggagggggagagtCTTCTGTAGCCTGGGGCGGAGGGGGAATCTCGACATGGGCTGAAGGGTCCGATGCACCAGTCGCCGCTTGACTCATGCGTGCGCGGCGTGCGAATGCATCCTCTCCGGTAGGATCGTCAGGGAGATCGGCTGcaggcggtggaggtggtggaatATCGTTGAGATTCGGTGGTGGCGCAAAGCTTGCTGGAGGAGCAAAAGAGCCTAAATAAACTCTGTCAGCTTTTCCTATCATTCCTTTGCAAAGGGTTCAGATGGGATGAGCCTACGATTCACCGGTCTTTCATCATCGCTGTCTGAGTCTGGCGTTGGCGAGCGCTTCATGCGATGCGCATACAGACGATCCTTCCATTCCCGGATCTCGAGGACTTTTTCATCACTGTGCCGATACTCCTCGTAATTGTTGGGTCGGGATGGGTCATATATGTCATCCCAATTCTGCATGACCATCTGTAGTTCACGATTCTTCTTGCgttttttccttccccctcgTTGTCTCTTCTCACCCACGTAGTAGTCAAAATCGTCCTCTTCCGTGGCAGCCCAGTCTTCCAATTTGCTTTTCGCCGGTGCTGTGGCAGAAGTCCCTGCTTGGGTTGTGTGAGATGATAGTCCTGTCTTCGGAAGTGTCGGCTTCGGCTTAGGTTTCTGGTTTAGCTGCGGCCGCTTAGTGGGCTGAAATCGCAGGAAAGCTGCTCCATAGAAATCCTGTGAGCGACTATCATTTCGAGACCGTCATGGGGAAGCTTTTCACAAAGTACCGGGATTGAGCTGCTGTTTCTTTGCAGCAGATTCGTCGGTTTCCGTATCGGCCTCGGAGCTCTGCTTGAAAACAACTGGCGCACGGGAGATTGACCCTGGAGTCGATTCCGCCGAGGGATCGAGTAAATTTGCATAGAGCGACAACTTCCCCCCCTTTGAAGGCGGAACATCTGGAGCCATACTGAGAGCGTATCAGGGCGATTGTAAAGGACAATCCTTGAATTCCATCCGAGAAAGCGGCAATGGCGATGATGTCCTACGATGATAAGAAGCTGATGTTTGACTTGTTTGCACTCCAGGCCCGCGGCGATAAAACGGTCGGAGACAGGATTCTTATCGCAGATacccggggggggggtgcTTAGTATCGAATGTACCCGACGCAGTTGACGCATGAGAAGTTAGCAAATGCAGAGCTTCAGCCACCAGGGAATACACCTTCACTCGAGACAATAGCCTTCAGCCCCTTGGCTATGATTTGTATCTCGCGCGCATGAGCAGCTCACCGAACGAGCGAGTTCCACTGCCTGGTGTCCCAGTCAAAGTCTCCGGGTACATAACTGAACAGCCGACCAGCCCATGTGGTTCGCCAGCGGTTGCTTTATTCTatgggaggaaaaaagacaACGAACGGTACGATTTCAATCGAATATCTCTCAAAATATCAAGTCATAGTACGATGTTCTTTTTCGCACTCTTACACACGTACATTGAGAATCGGCTCCTGTAACAATACTACAGTTGCATGCCTGGATGTATTGTACGGTAGCTCTGTTCTTACCAGTTGGTACGCACAGGACTCTCCCGTAGATTTAAGCATGCCGATGGATCTCCCCCTGGCTCAGACCACTCCAGTCTCCAATGGTCCTGTCCCGTGTCGCCCCACGTGGAGAATGTCTCCCACCTCGTTCACTCCAGGCATGATTATTATTTCCTCCGTGGTGAGacctcttcaccaccacaACTTTCCTTGACAcacattctttttttttcgtttgAGGGGAGATCATGCCTTCAGTCGTTGAAACACAGGCCCCCCACCTTCGGGTGTCGGCTACGAAAGCAGAATCATCGGGAGTTACAGAAAATCTCTCGACGAGAATTACACCCCCCGAGACCTCCTCGGTCGACGATCACTTTTTCTGGACCTACACAGAGGAACCACACCGGTCAAGGCGGCAAGCAATCATCAAGGCTCATCCAGAGGTATGTGCTGAAAAGCTGCTTCAGATGTCGGTGTTCCGGCTCAGAGCTCAGAATAGCCCTTTGAATCCTTGAGCGGCAAAATAACAACACCATTCCCCGGTACACTGCCAATGTCAGTGAAACCCCTTTGCTAATTCCGTATTTTGAGCTTCTAGGTGACCAAGCTCTGTGGTCCTGAGCCATTGACCAAATGGACCGTTCTTCTTGTGGTCTCCATCCAGTTGACCTGTGCCTACCTTCTCCGAAACACCTCAATCCTCGACTGGCGATTCCTCGCCACAGCGTACGTGGTGGGAGCAACAGCAAACCAAAACCTCTTCCTTGCGATCCATGAAATCTCCCATAATCTGGCCTTCCGGTCTCCCATAGCCAATCGTCTGCTGGCCATCTTTGCAAACTTGCCAATTGGACTGCCATACAGCGCCGCGTTCCGGGTGAGTCCCCTTTAGCATCAACGATCTCAATCAGAACATCTCGAAGACATAGCAAGACTAattttccatctcatctgcAGCCTTACCACCTCACTCACCACAAATCTCTCGGTGTCAATGGTCTGGACACCGATCTTCCCACTGCACTAGAAGCATTCTTGCTTGACTCCATCCTCGGCAAAACGTTCTTTTGCACGTTCCAAATCCTCTTCTACGCCGTGCGGCCTATGTTCATCTACAGCCCTCCGTTCacttccatccatctcctcaACCTGATCGTTCAGCTGTCCTTCGATTACGCCCTCACGAAGTCCACCAACTCTCTCCAACCCTTCTACTATTTCATTGCCAGCTCCTTCCTGGCAGGCTCTCTGCACCCGTGTGCCGGCCACTTCATCGCTGAACActacttcttctccaacgTGGCCTCTGGCGGCACTGAGTCCATTGCTCAGCTCAAGCAGAAGCCCGGCACAGAAGTGGACGCTTCCCACCCGCTCAGCTCCCTTGCTCCGCCAGAGACTTACTCCTACTACGGTCCATTGAACATCCTGACCTACAACGTGGGCTTGCACAACGAGCACCACGACTTTCCAGCCATCCCCTGGACCAGACTACACAAGTTACACTCGATCGCGAAGGAATTTTACGAGCCGCTGCCCTGCCATCGCAGCTGGGTGTGGGTGATCTGGACCTTCATTTTGGACAAGAACGTCGGCCTCTGGTGCCGAGTGAAGCGTGCGGACGGCGGTCGTATCGTTGGCGGTGGTAGTGGGACTTCTGGCAAGAAGTCCACAGGGCGCAGTGGAGAAGGTATCTCGGCCGAGTCGGCGGGCCCGGCTGGCGAAGAGGGTGATGGgtggaaagaaagtgaaCTTCAGCTGTAGACTATGCGTCTGTCCTGTTTCTGCTCTGTATATCCTGCATCCCTTTCAAGACGCCTGATTCGAGAATTGGACCATTCCTTTTGCGCTTAGTCTAGAGAATCTTGAAGAGCAGGCTTTCATGCGAACCACTGTCGGGAAAATCAACTCTCTCCAATCGGTGTACTTTCTTGTGAAAAGCAAGAGGATCGATCTGATACTGCAGAGCGAAGCTTTGGGCGTGTAAACAATTACTCTATCATTGCGGATTTCAATGAGGAGGAAATGCAAGACAGGTGCTTAGTCCGTTCATCATAAAATATTAGACACACAAATAAGGACATTGTAGGGAATaagggggtgggggagaaCCGAATGGGACGAGGATACTTCGACAAGATCGAGAATTCCACATGGGGCCGGGTAGTAAGATAGAGGAGTATGAAAGGCAGGAGGAAGGAAAATTGAGCAAGG contains these protein-coding regions:
- a CDS encoding Sphingolipid delta(4)-desaturase produces the protein MPSVVETQAPHLRVSATKAESSGVTENLSTRITPPETSSVDDHFFWTYTEEPHRSRRQAIIKAHPEVTKLCGPEPLTKWTVLLVVSIQLTCAYLLRNTSILDWRFLATAYVVGATANQNLFLAIHEISHNLAFRSPIANRLLAIFANLPIGLPYSAAFRPYHLTHHKSLGVNGLDTDLPTALEAFLLDSILGKTFFCTFQILFYAVRPMFIYSPPFTSIHLLNLIVQLSFDYALTKSTNSLQPFYYFIASSFLAGSLHPCAGHFIAEHYFFSNVASGGTESIAQLKQKPGTEVDASHPLSSLAPPETYSYYGPLNILTYNVGLHNEHHDFPAIPWTRLHKLHSIAKEFYEPLPCHRSWVWVIWTFILDKNVGLWCRVKRADGGRIVGGGSGTSGKKSTGRSGEGISAESAGPAGEEGDGWKESELQL